From Bacillus sp. Bos-x628, the proteins below share one genomic window:
- a CDS encoding cysteine desulfurase family protein: MIYLDNSATTKPYPEVLHVYQQVSERFFGNPSSLHQLGIDANRLLSETRKQMLQYVGLKQHEIIFTSGATEANNIAIKGAALAKMNRGKHIVTSTIEHPSVIESFKQLKALFGFDISYIHVNKHGHVDLTSLKEVLRPDTVLVSIMHVNNETGAIQPIEEAGKIIREYAKNALFHVDGVQGMGKVELNKQQIDIDLLTMSGHKIHGLKGTGALFFKKGTVLTPLFTGGEQEFGIRSGTENPAGAVSLVKAVKQSFEKLEKHRNEMLLLKTKLLDQLAEIDGVIINTPNMQSAPHIVNFSVPGIQIEVLLHMLEEEGIFVSTTSACSAKKKEPSRVLLAMGKSEEVAKSSMRISLTYGQGPELVSHVITSITQSVKKLKGMR, from the coding sequence ATGATTTATCTTGACAATAGTGCAACAACAAAACCTTACCCAGAGGTTTTACATGTATATCAACAAGTAAGTGAACGGTTTTTTGGAAACCCGTCTTCCCTTCATCAACTTGGAATTGATGCAAATCGATTACTAAGTGAGACACGAAAGCAAATGCTTCAATATGTAGGCTTGAAACAACACGAGATCATTTTTACTTCTGGTGCAACAGAAGCGAATAACATTGCCATTAAAGGTGCTGCTCTCGCCAAAATGAATCGAGGCAAACACATTGTGACATCAACAATTGAGCATCCCTCTGTCATCGAATCATTCAAACAGCTTAAAGCGTTATTTGGCTTTGACATCTCCTATATCCATGTAAATAAACATGGACATGTAGATTTGACTTCATTAAAAGAAGTTCTTCGTCCTGATACGGTGCTCGTGAGTATCATGCATGTGAACAATGAAACGGGTGCTATTCAGCCAATTGAAGAGGCTGGCAAAATCATACGTGAGTATGCAAAAAACGCACTGTTTCATGTGGATGGTGTGCAAGGGATGGGGAAGGTAGAACTGAATAAACAACAGATCGATATTGACCTTTTGACAATGTCAGGCCACAAAATTCACGGCTTGAAAGGGACAGGTGCTCTCTTTTTTAAGAAAGGCACTGTGCTTACGCCTCTATTCACAGGAGGAGAGCAGGAGTTTGGTATACGTTCAGGTACAGAAAATCCTGCCGGAGCCGTCAGCTTAGTAAAAGCAGTGAAACAATCATTTGAAAAACTGGAGAAGCACCGCAATGAAATGCTGTTGCTCAAAACAAAGTTGCTTGACCAGCTTGCTGAAATAGATGGTGTCATTATCAACACACCGAATATGCAAAGTGCTCCGCACATTGTGAATTTTTCTGTGCCAGGTATTCAAATAGAAGTCCTTCTCCATATGCTTGAAGAAGAAGGCATTTTCGTCTCTACAACATCCGCATGTTCAGCAAAGAAAAAGGAACCAAGTCGTGTACTGTTAGCCATGGGGAAATCAGAAGAAGTGGCTAAAAGCAGTATGAGAATCAGTTTAACATATGGACAAGGTCCTGAGCTCGTTTCACATGTCATCACATCCATCACACAAAGTGTGAAAAAATTAAAAGGAATGAGATAA
- the thiI gene encoding tRNA uracil 4-sulfurtransferase ThiI → MKYDHILVRFGEISTKGKNRKKFIEKLRQHIRFVLKDFEALKYASDRDRITIMLNGEDPAPISDCLKDVFGIQSFSLAVKCETNLDAIKQAALTAVQEVYEKGNTFKVTTKRSYKQFELDSNEMNREIGGHVLRNTENLTVNVKQPDVHLRIEIREHATYITFKDVKGAGGLPVGSSGRAMLMLSGGFDSPVAGYHAMKRGIQIEAVHFFSPPYTSERAKQKVIDLATHLAAYGGEVKLHIVPFTKIQELIHKQVPENYTMTSTRRMMLKIADKIRAKRDALAIITGESLGQVASQTLESMYAINHVTNTPIIRPLIAVDKNDIIEEARRIGTYDTSIQPFEDCCTIFTPPSPKTKPKLEKVERYESFADFEPLLDEACEQMETIVVTNEKKTADQFADLF, encoded by the coding sequence ATGAAGTATGATCACATTTTAGTCCGTTTTGGTGAAATCTCTACAAAAGGGAAAAATAGAAAAAAATTCATTGAAAAACTGAGACAGCATATTCGATTCGTCCTGAAAGACTTTGAAGCATTAAAGTATGCTTCTGACAGAGACCGCATCACGATCATGCTAAATGGTGAAGATCCAGCGCCCATTTCAGATTGTCTAAAAGATGTGTTCGGCATTCAAAGCTTTAGTCTTGCTGTTAAATGTGAAACAAATCTTGATGCGATCAAGCAGGCGGCTCTAACTGCTGTACAAGAAGTGTATGAAAAAGGCAATACATTTAAAGTCACCACAAAAAGGTCATACAAACAATTTGAGCTTGATTCAAATGAAATGAACCGTGAAATTGGCGGACATGTGTTGCGAAATACAGAAAACTTGACTGTCAATGTGAAACAGCCTGATGTCCATTTGCGAATTGAAATCAGAGAGCACGCCACTTATATTACATTTAAAGATGTAAAGGGAGCAGGCGGATTGCCGGTAGGTTCAAGCGGAAGAGCCATGCTTATGCTGTCAGGCGGCTTTGACAGCCCAGTAGCAGGCTATCATGCCATGAAACGCGGGATTCAAATTGAAGCGGTTCATTTCTTTAGTCCGCCGTATACAAGTGAACGTGCAAAGCAGAAGGTGATTGATCTTGCAACCCACCTTGCCGCATATGGAGGCGAAGTCAAGCTTCACATTGTTCCGTTCACAAAAATCCAAGAGCTGATTCACAAACAAGTGCCAGAAAACTATACGATGACCTCGACGAGACGAATGATGCTGAAGATTGCCGATAAAATAAGAGCAAAGCGTGATGCACTTGCAATTATTACTGGGGAAAGTCTAGGCCAAGTAGCAAGTCAAACACTCGAAAGCATGTATGCAATTAATCATGTCACAAACACACCAATCATTCGTCCACTCATTGCAGTTGATAAAAATGACATTATCGAAGAGGCGAGACGAATTGGCACATATGATACAAGCATTCAGCCTTTTGAGGATTGCTGTACGATCTTTACACCACCTTCCCCAAAAACAAAACCAAAGCTTGAGAAAGTAGAAAGGTACGAAAGCTTTGCTGATTTCGAGCCGCTGCTTGACGAAGCATGTGAGCAAATGGAAACAATCGTTGTCACAAATGAAAAGAAAACGGCGGATCAATTTGCTGATTTATTTTAA
- a CDS encoding alpha/beta-type small acid-soluble spore protein has product MAQQNRQSSSNQLLVPGAAQAIDQMKYEIASEFGVNLGPETTARANGSVGGEITKRLVSYAQQHMGGGSF; this is encoded by the coding sequence ATGGCTCAACAAAACAGACAAAGCAGTTCTAACCAATTACTAGTACCAGGCGCTGCTCAAGCAATCGACCAAATGAAGTATGAAATCGCTTCTGAATTCGGTGTAAACCTTGGACCAGAAACAACAGCTCGCGCTAACGGATCAGTTGGTGGAGAAATCACTAAGCGTCTTGTATCTTACGCTCAACAACATATGGGTGGCGGATCTTTCTAA
- a CDS encoding acyl--CoA ligase, translating into MKREDLIAPAQYNLVSEIEAFSQDRGKMALHWQDGNGHEAHLTYAALVEEANKIGHVLLDAGFKKGDKIIVMVPRMLEAYSIYLAILKTGMVVIPCSEMLRAKDLDYRIAHAEAKGAIVYASFIQAFEGTNYPKDFKTFSIGENDQGWANIVEQKNNKPSELQMAQTDRSDMAFLSYTSGTTGNPKGVVHTHGWAYAHLRTAAKAWLSIHEGDKVWATAGPGWQKWVWSPLLSVLGSGAEGFVYGGTFHPNTYLELLEKNEINVLCCTPTEYRFMAKVDNLDQYQLPKLHSAVSAGEPLNREVIDTFKKYFNVDVRDGYGQTESTLLVGVLKGMDVKPGSMGKPTPGNEVDIIDEEGNVCAPGEIGDIAVHLETPALFKEYYKDEERTKMQRRGDYFITGDRAKKDEDGYFWFESRSDDIIISSGYTIGPFEVEDALIKHPAVKECAVVASPDEIRGSIVKAYIVLRDASAQSDELIRELQTHVKNTTAPYKYPREIEFIDELPKTPSAKIRRVELRERELARKA; encoded by the coding sequence ATGAAAAGAGAAGACTTAATTGCACCAGCACAATATAACTTAGTAAGTGAGATTGAAGCTTTCAGTCAAGACCGCGGGAAAATGGCCCTGCATTGGCAGGATGGAAATGGTCATGAAGCGCATTTGACATATGCAGCTTTAGTAGAAGAGGCCAATAAAATAGGTCATGTTTTATTAGATGCAGGATTTAAAAAAGGCGATAAAATCATTGTGATGGTGCCGCGCATGTTAGAGGCATACAGCATTTATTTAGCTATTTTAAAAACAGGCATGGTGGTCATTCCTTGTTCAGAAATGCTTCGTGCAAAAGATTTAGATTACAGAATTGCACATGCAGAAGCAAAGGGAGCCATCGTTTACGCTTCATTCATACAAGCGTTTGAGGGAACGAATTACCCGAAAGATTTTAAAACATTCTCGATTGGCGAAAATGATCAAGGTTGGGCAAATATTGTAGAACAAAAGAACAATAAACCAAGTGAGCTTCAAATGGCACAAACAGACCGATCAGATATGGCATTTCTATCCTATACATCAGGCACAACAGGAAACCCAAAAGGGGTTGTTCATACTCATGGCTGGGCTTATGCCCATTTACGTACGGCGGCCAAAGCATGGCTCTCCATTCATGAAGGAGATAAAGTATGGGCAACAGCAGGACCAGGCTGGCAGAAATGGGTGTGGAGTCCTCTCTTATCTGTCCTAGGCAGTGGAGCAGAAGGCTTTGTATACGGAGGAACATTTCATCCGAACACGTATTTAGAGCTGCTTGAAAAAAATGAAATCAACGTTCTGTGCTGTACACCAACAGAATATCGCTTTATGGCCAAAGTAGATAACTTGGATCAATATCAATTGCCAAAGCTCCACAGTGCAGTGTCTGCAGGAGAACCTCTCAATCGTGAAGTCATTGATACATTCAAAAAGTATTTTAATGTAGATGTGCGAGATGGCTACGGTCAGACCGAAAGTACATTGCTTGTGGGCGTGTTAAAAGGAATGGACGTCAAGCCGGGCAGTATGGGGAAACCAACACCAGGTAATGAAGTGGATATCATTGATGAGGAAGGCAATGTATGTGCACCAGGAGAAATTGGTGACATTGCTGTTCATCTTGAAACGCCGGCACTATTTAAGGAATATTACAAAGATGAAGAGCGCACAAAAATGCAGCGCCGCGGAGATTATTTTATCACTGGTGACAGGGCAAAAAAAGACGAAGACGGTTATTTCTGGTTTGAAAGCCGCAGTGATGACATCATTATCAGCTCAGGTTATACCATTGGACCATTTGAAGTAGAAGATGCACTCATCAAGCACCCAGCAGTCAAAGAATGTGCCGTCGTTGCAAGCCCTGACGAAATTAGAGGATCGATCGTTAAAGCTTATATCGTACTTCGTGACGCATCTGCACAAAGTGACGAGCTCATCAGAGAGCTGCAAACACATGTGAAAAATACCACCGCACCATATAAATACCCGAGAGAAATCGAGTTCATTGATGAACTCCCTAAAACACCGTCAGCGAAAATTCGACGTGTGGAGCTTAGAGAAAGAGAACTTGCGCGAAAAGCATAA
- a CDS encoding amidohydrolase family protein yields the protein MKKTLFKDAALLTLDPSLGFLEKGDMIIEGANILEVAPCIEAGDAEVVDASDMVLMPGLVDTHRHVWQSVIRGIGTDWSLQTYLSKIYYGNYGAMRRPSDDRIANYLGALEALDAGVTTFLDWTMINSMDHTEELIGGLKDAGIRAVFAFGTSGDAAYWDRESTLTNMEDAARVKKTHFQSSDQLLTMGLAIRGPEFSSWETSVFEIETAKSLDVLCSMHIGFGNWGGADRSIERLHQAGLLGPDVNMVHINAIDADQMKMLADSGSSISITPEIEMMMGHGYPVTGLAIEHGVRPTLGVDVVTATGGDLFTQMKFGLQAERAIQNQSLLMEGIMPGPELGLSAHQMLEAATIDGARALKLDHKIGSLTPGKEADFIMINRTSLNFLPMTDPAGAIVQTAHPSNVDSVYVAGKAVKRNGKLIGVNLEDVKQKAYAARDHILSHKFESTPL from the coding sequence ATGAAAAAGACTCTATTTAAAGATGCGGCCCTGCTGACTCTTGATCCATCTTTAGGTTTTCTAGAAAAGGGAGATATGATCATTGAAGGGGCAAATATTTTAGAAGTCGCACCCTGTATAGAAGCAGGTGATGCAGAGGTAGTGGATGCATCAGATATGGTCTTAATGCCAGGACTTGTCGATACCCATCGCCACGTTTGGCAATCTGTCATCCGCGGTATTGGAACAGATTGGTCTCTGCAGACATACTTAAGCAAAATATATTACGGCAACTATGGGGCAATGAGACGCCCATCTGATGATCGAATTGCAAATTATTTAGGCGCATTAGAAGCTTTAGATGCAGGCGTTACAACATTTTTAGACTGGACAATGATCAATTCGATGGATCATACAGAAGAGCTCATTGGGGGATTGAAAGATGCGGGCATTCGTGCCGTCTTTGCCTTTGGAACTTCTGGTGATGCAGCATATTGGGATAGAGAGAGCACACTCACAAATATGGAAGATGCAGCTCGCGTGAAAAAAACGCATTTTCAATCATCAGATCAGTTGTTAACGATGGGACTGGCAATTCGCGGTCCGGAATTTTCCTCTTGGGAGACATCAGTCTTTGAAATTGAAACAGCAAAGTCTTTAGATGTTTTATGTAGTATGCACATTGGGTTTGGAAATTGGGGGGGAGCTGACCGATCTATTGAACGGCTTCACCAAGCAGGATTACTAGGACCAGATGTAAACATGGTTCATATCAACGCAATCGATGCAGATCAAATGAAGATGCTGGCAGATAGCGGAAGCTCTATATCGATTACACCTGAAATTGAAATGATGATGGGACATGGTTATCCTGTGACAGGTCTTGCTATTGAACATGGTGTGCGCCCGACGCTTGGGGTAGACGTCGTGACAGCGACGGGAGGAGATCTTTTTACACAAATGAAGTTTGGTCTTCAGGCAGAACGTGCGATTCAAAATCAATCTTTATTGATGGAAGGCATAATGCCAGGACCAGAACTCGGGCTGTCAGCACATCAAATGCTTGAAGCGGCAACCATTGACGGTGCACGTGCATTAAAGCTAGACCATAAAATTGGATCGCTCACACCTGGTAAAGAAGCTGATTTCATTATGATCAATCGAACAAGCCTGAATTTCTTGCCAATGACAGATCCAGCCGGTGCGATCGTCCAAACTGCACACCCTTCAAATGTTGATTCAGTATATGTTGCAGGAAAAGCAGTGAAACGAAACGGAAAACTTATCGGTGTGAACCTAGAAGATGTCAAACAAAAAGCCTATGCTGCAAGAGACCATATTTTATCGCACAAGTTTGAATCGACTCCTTTATAA
- a CDS encoding iron-hydroxamate ABC transporter substrate-binding protein produces MKKLLFPLILIFVLALSACGNSSNSSSNKGNQSKSSDTITYQSETGPVKLPAHPKRVVVLGSYTGNVMSLGVNLVGVDSWSKKNPRFQKKLKNVEEVSDENVEKIMKLKPDVIIGLSNTKNVEKLKKIAPTVLFTYNKVDYLQQHIEIGKVLNKEKEATAWVKDFKKRATEAGKEIKAKIGQDATVSVFESGPKDLYVFGDAWGRGTEILYQAMKLKMPEKVKEKALKPGYYTISQEVLPDFAGDYMIISKNSEMDNSYQNSEIYKSIPAVKKHRVFEANAEEFYFNDPLTLEYQLSFFKKHFLGK; encoded by the coding sequence ATGAAGAAATTACTGTTCCCTCTGATACTCATCTTTGTGCTTGCGTTGAGCGCTTGCGGCAATAGCAGCAACTCATCCTCAAATAAAGGAAATCAATCGAAGTCATCTGACACGATTACATACCAATCTGAAACAGGTCCTGTAAAACTGCCTGCACATCCAAAACGTGTGGTTGTTCTAGGTTCTTATACGGGCAATGTCATGTCACTTGGAGTAAACCTTGTTGGTGTTGACTCTTGGTCAAAAAAGAATCCTCGCTTCCAAAAAAAATTAAAAAATGTGGAAGAAGTATCCGATGAAAATGTGGAAAAAATCATGAAACTAAAGCCTGATGTCATCATTGGCTTAAGTAATACAAAAAATGTAGAGAAACTAAAAAAAATCGCACCTACTGTCTTGTTTACGTATAACAAAGTCGATTACTTACAACAGCATATTGAAATTGGGAAAGTATTAAACAAAGAAAAAGAAGCAACAGCATGGGTCAAAGATTTCAAAAAACGAGCGACTGAAGCTGGTAAAGAAATCAAAGCAAAAATCGGTCAAGATGCGACAGTCTCTGTTTTTGAGAGCGGTCCAAAAGATCTTTACGTTTTTGGAGATGCTTGGGGTCGAGGAACAGAAATTCTGTACCAAGCAATGAAACTAAAAATGCCTGAAAAAGTAAAAGAAAAAGCTTTAAAACCCGGCTATTATACGATTTCACAAGAGGTCCTACCTGACTTTGCTGGGGACTATATGATTATTAGTAAAAATAGCGAAATGGATAATTCTTATCAGAACAGTGAAATATACAAATCCATTCCTGCTGTGAAAAAACATCGTGTGTTTGAAGCAAATGCTGAAGAATTTTATTTTAATGATCCACTCACACTAGAATACCAACTATCATTCTTTAAAAAGCATTTCTTAGGTAAATAA
- a CDS encoding response regulator transcription factor, whose product MINIFIAEDQQMLLGALGSLLDLEEDMTVVGKGTNGQDAIDFAKKQPVDICLMDIEMPGKSGLDAAEELKETDVKIIILTTFARPGYFQRALKAGVSGYMLKDSPSEELASAIRSVMKGKRVYAPELMEDLYREENPLTEREKSVLELVADGKNTKEIAKQLSIKSGTVRNYISIILDKLEVKNRIEAITRSKEKGWFK is encoded by the coding sequence ATGATCAACATCTTCATTGCTGAAGATCAGCAAATGCTGCTTGGTGCACTTGGTTCACTCCTCGATTTAGAAGAGGATATGACAGTAGTTGGTAAAGGAACAAATGGGCAAGATGCCATTGATTTTGCTAAAAAACAGCCCGTTGATATATGCTTAATGGATATTGAAATGCCGGGGAAATCCGGATTAGATGCAGCAGAAGAACTCAAAGAGACTGATGTGAAAATTATCATCTTAACGACCTTTGCCCGCCCCGGCTATTTCCAAAGGGCACTGAAGGCTGGTGTGAGCGGGTATATGCTTAAAGACAGCCCTAGTGAAGAACTGGCAAGTGCCATTCGAAGCGTAATGAAAGGAAAACGGGTGTATGCCCCCGAGCTGATGGAAGACTTATACAGAGAAGAAAACCCTTTGACCGAAAGAGAAAAATCTGTCCTTGAGCTTGTAGCAGACGGGAAAAACACAAAAGAAATCGCAAAACAACTCAGCATAAAAAGCGGAACTGTCCGTAACTACATATCCATCATTTTGGATAAACTAGAAGTAAAAAATCGAATTGAAGCCATTACCCGCTCAAAAGAAAAAGGTTGGTTTAAATAA
- a CDS encoding sensor histidine kinase: protein MKKHFKFQKLHGISPYIWAIFFILPFYFILKTPSTIGIVVGIMLNIVFFATYRFAFVAKGWSLYVLGLLLIAISTGYVMMYSYFYFAFCIAYFNGHIKNKVPFYILYYTHVASAAVAVNFSLILKKGWFLTQIPFVVITFISAVLLPLSIRSRKEREQLEEKLEYANERIADLVKLEERQRIARDLHDTLGQKLSLIGLKSDLARKLVHKDPEQARIELKSVQQTARTSLNEVRKIVSSMKGIRIKDELSNIQQILKAANIKLIYDEKGAPKHISLLNENIVSMCMKEAVTNVVKHSNATICKITIHQKSKEAVITVEDDGTFKGDHLSSQTKGHGLLGIRERLEFANGRLRIETKGGTKLIMSIPNDSSSKEKEAHR, encoded by the coding sequence ATGAAAAAACATTTTAAATTTCAAAAATTACATGGGATCTCCCCTTATATATGGGCAATATTTTTCATCCTGCCCTTTTATTTTATCCTTAAGACCCCTTCGACTATAGGCATTGTGGTCGGTATCATGTTGAACATCGTTTTTTTTGCAACCTATCGTTTTGCCTTTGTCGCAAAAGGTTGGTCTTTATATGTATTAGGTCTTTTGCTTATTGCGATTTCTACTGGATATGTGATGATGTACAGCTACTTTTATTTTGCTTTTTGCATTGCTTATTTCAATGGTCATATTAAAAACAAAGTACCATTTTATATTTTGTACTACACCCACGTTGCTAGTGCCGCTGTTGCGGTGAATTTTAGTCTAATTTTAAAAAAAGGATGGTTTCTCACACAGATTCCCTTTGTTGTCATCACGTTTATTAGTGCCGTTCTCCTGCCGCTTAGCATTCGTAGCAGGAAGGAACGAGAGCAGCTTGAGGAGAAGTTAGAATATGCCAATGAACGTATCGCTGACCTTGTGAAACTTGAAGAAAGGCAACGCATTGCCCGGGATCTCCATGATACACTTGGCCAAAAGCTATCGCTTATCGGCTTAAAAAGTGACCTTGCCCGAAAATTGGTTCACAAAGACCCTGAACAAGCACGCATTGAACTGAAAAGCGTCCAACAAACAGCCAGAACGTCTCTCAATGAAGTGAGAAAAATTGTATCCTCCATGAAAGGCATCCGTATAAAGGATGAATTGTCAAACATTCAACAAATTCTTAAAGCAGCCAATATCAAATTGATATATGATGAAAAAGGAGCACCGAAACACATCTCTCTTCTCAACGAAAACATTGTGAGCATGTGTATGAAAGAAGCCGTCACCAATGTCGTCAAACATAGTAATGCCACCATCTGTAAGATCACGATCCATCAAAAGTCAAAGGAAGCGGTCATTACGGTTGAAGATGACGGAACGTTTAAAGGAGACCATTTGTCCTCCCAGACGAAAGGACACGGTCTATTAGGAATTAGAGAAAGACTGGAATTTGCCAATGGACGCCTGCGCATTGAGACCAAAGGCGGAACAAAGCTCATCATGAGCATCCCAAATGATTCATCATCAAAAGAAAAGGAGGCGCACAGATGA
- a CDS encoding fatty acid desaturase — protein MTTQSNTKQQATLRKQVGQFSGADTKKSIMQLINTFVPFFALWFLAYYSLNISYLLTLIFSIFAAGFLVRVFIIFHDCCHQSFFKQKQLNHLFGFLTGVLTLFPYLQWQRSHSIHHATSSNLDKRGTGDIWLLTVKEYEEASVWTKIRYRLYRNPFVMFILGPIFAFLIQNRFNVKSARTKERWNTYLTNVTIVLLAVATWFLFGWQGLLLVQGPIFLISGSIGVWLFYVQHTFEDSYFEADEHWNYVQAAVEGSSFYKLPKLLQWLTGNIGYHHVHHLSPRVPNYKLEHAHEESEPLKNVPTITLKTSIASIKFRLWDEELKTFVTFKEARKANSTSPINREMLNKNA, from the coding sequence ATGACGACTCAATCGAATACAAAACAACAAGCAACTTTAAGAAAACAAGTGGGTCAGTTTTCTGGAGCCGATACAAAAAAAAGCATCATGCAACTGATCAATACATTTGTACCATTTTTTGCACTTTGGTTTCTTGCATACTATAGCCTCAACATCTCCTATCTTTTGACCCTCATCTTTTCTATCTTTGCAGCTGGATTTTTAGTACGTGTGTTTATCATTTTCCACGACTGCTGCCATCAATCCTTTTTTAAGCAGAAACAGCTTAACCACCTTTTTGGATTTCTGACTGGTGTACTCACTCTTTTCCCTTATCTCCAGTGGCAAAGAAGCCACTCGATTCACCATGCTACAAGCAGTAACTTAGATAAACGAGGAACAGGCGATATTTGGCTCCTCACTGTGAAAGAATATGAAGAAGCATCTGTATGGACGAAAATCCGCTACAGATTGTACCGCAATCCATTTGTTATGTTTATTTTAGGACCGATTTTTGCCTTTTTAATTCAAAACCGTTTTAACGTCAAAAGCGCTCGTACAAAGGAACGCTGGAACACCTATTTAACAAACGTAACGATTGTTTTGTTGGCAGTTGCCACATGGTTTCTCTTTGGCTGGCAAGGTTTGCTACTTGTCCAAGGTCCAATATTTCTGATTTCTGGCTCAATCGGTGTATGGTTGTTTTATGTGCAGCATACATTTGAAGATTCTTACTTTGAAGCCGATGAACACTGGAATTATGTGCAGGCAGCTGTGGAAGGAAGCTCATTTTACAAACTGCCTAAATTGCTTCAATGGTTAACAGGTAATATCGGCTATCATCATGTCCATCATCTAAGCCCAAGAGTACCGAATTATAAATTAGAACATGCACATGAAGAGAGCGAGCCGCTCAAAAACGTCCCAACGATCACACTTAAAACAAGTATAGCTTCAATAAAATTCAGACTTTGGGATGAAGAGCTGAAAACATTTGTTACCTTTAAAGAAGCACGTAAGGCTAACAGCACATCTCCAATCAATAGAGAAATGTTAAATAAAAACGCTTAA
- a CDS encoding DEAD/DEAH box helicase: protein MPFQHFNQYKLSHELKQALEALNFHAPTPVQHETLSVAFSKQDLIVKSQTGSGKTVAYGLPICEMADWYENKPQALILVPTRELAMQVKQDLTSLGRFKRIKVAAVYGKSSFKAQKLELAQKNHMVCGTPGRILDHLEKGTLSLEKLKFFVLDEADEMLNMGFIDQVSAIIQHLPPKRMSMLFSATMSDKMKELSEQFLQSPKVIDIVPEKTSVQQITHTLIETDEDEKFSLLQRSIVIENPDSCIIFCNTQERVNELTTKLDDWNIPCDKIHGGMRQEDRFAVMEKFKNGEFRYLVATDIAARGIDVSDMTHVIHYDLPYEKERYIHRTGRTGRAGKNGKTIAFMTKTAQPLIHELEKDADIDFMTQPYPTKEEAEQHVTIFKEKIETPLHKKNKQAMIEQDIMKLYFNGGKKKKLRAIDFVGTIAKIEGVKVDDIGIITIEETKTYVDILNGKGHLVLREMRQTTIKGKQLKVHEARS from the coding sequence ATGCCATTCCAACATTTTAATCAATATAAATTAAGTCATGAATTGAAACAAGCGTTAGAAGCGCTTAACTTCCATGCCCCTACACCGGTTCAGCATGAAACGTTATCGGTAGCTTTCTCAAAGCAAGACCTCATCGTCAAATCCCAGACAGGAAGCGGAAAGACAGTTGCATATGGTCTACCAATCTGTGAAATGGCGGATTGGTATGAAAATAAACCTCAAGCCCTCATCCTTGTTCCAACACGTGAACTGGCCATGCAAGTCAAGCAAGATCTCACAAGCCTCGGACGATTTAAACGAATTAAAGTAGCCGCAGTTTATGGAAAGTCCTCTTTTAAAGCACAAAAATTAGAGCTTGCGCAAAAAAATCATATGGTTTGCGGAACCCCTGGGCGAATCTTGGATCATCTCGAAAAAGGCACCCTTTCATTAGAAAAACTCAAATTTTTCGTTTTGGATGAAGCAGATGAAATGCTGAATATGGGGTTTATTGATCAAGTGTCCGCCATCATTCAGCACCTTCCGCCAAAGCGCATGTCGATGTTATTTTCAGCGACGATGTCTGATAAGATGAAGGAACTGAGCGAGCAATTTTTACAGTCGCCAAAAGTGATTGATATCGTGCCTGAGAAAACATCTGTACAGCAGATCACACATACCCTCATTGAAACAGACGAAGACGAAAAGTTTTCGCTTCTTCAACGAAGCATCGTGATTGAAAATCCAGATAGCTGTATTATTTTCTGCAATACACAAGAACGAGTGAATGAACTCACAACGAAGCTGGATGATTGGAATATCCCATGTGACAAAATTCATGGAGGTATGAGACAAGAAGACCGCTTTGCCGTCATGGAAAAATTCAAAAACGGCGAATTCCGTTACCTTGTCGCAACGGATATTGCGGCTAGAGGAATTGATGTGAGCGATATGACACACGTGATTCACTATGATCTCCCGTATGAAAAAGAACGGTATATCCATAGAACCGGAAGAACTGGCAGAGCGGGTAAAAACGGGAAAACGATTGCTTTTATGACAAAAACAGCACAGCCGCTCATTCACGAATTAGAAAAAGATGCAGACATTGACTTTATGACTCAGCCCTATCCAACAAAAGAAGAGGCTGAGCAGCATGTAACCATCTTTAAGGAGAAAATTGAAACGCCTCTTCATAAAAAAAATAAACAGGCTATGATTGAACAAGATATAATGAAACTTTATTTTAACGGAGGAAAGAAAAAGAAACTTCGAGCCATCGATTTCGTTGGCACCATTGCCAAAATTGAAGGCGTTAAAGTTGATGACATTGGCATCATTACAATTGAGGAAACGAAAACGTATGTGGACATCTTAAATGGTAAAGGACATCTTGTGCTGAGAGAAATGCGGCAAACAACCATTAAAGGAAAACAACTCAAAGTACATGAAGCTCGTTCTTAA